A section of the Streptomyces sp. NBC_01591 genome encodes:
- a CDS encoding phosphatidylserine decarboxylase translates to MPDSQTSAPRGGVRLARGASPWLLPTVATAALSLARARKSGRWAAVAVPTTALAAGMLWFFRDPEREIAQGRVISPADGVVQSIMPWKDGRTRVAIFMSPLNVHVNRAPLAGTVTSVEHVPGGFVPAFNKESENNERVVWHFDTELGDIEMVQIAGAVARRIVPYIPQGTKVEQGERIGLIRFGSRVDIYLPEGIDVAVEVGQATTAGVTRIDRD, encoded by the coding sequence ATGCCCGACAGCCAAACCTCTGCACCACGCGGCGGGGTCCGCCTTGCGCGCGGAGCTTCGCCGTGGCTCCTCCCGACCGTCGCCACCGCGGCACTCAGCCTCGCCCGGGCCCGCAAGTCCGGACGCTGGGCTGCGGTCGCCGTGCCCACCACCGCGCTCGCGGCGGGCATGCTGTGGTTCTTCCGCGACCCCGAGCGCGAGATCGCCCAGGGCCGGGTCATTTCGCCGGCCGACGGCGTGGTGCAGAGCATCATGCCGTGGAAGGACGGACGCACCCGCGTCGCGATCTTCATGAGCCCGCTGAATGTCCACGTCAACCGTGCGCCCCTGGCCGGCACGGTGACCTCGGTCGAGCACGTCCCCGGCGGGTTCGTTCCGGCGTTCAACAAGGAGAGCGAGAACAACGAGCGCGTTGTCTGGCACTTCGACACCGAGCTCGGCGACATCGAGATGGTGCAGATCGCGGGTGCGGTCGCCAGGCGCATCGTCCCGTACATCCCGCAGGGCACGAAGGTGGAGCAGGGCGAGCGCATCGGTCTGATCCGCTTCGGCTCGCGGGTCGACATCTACCTTCCGGAAGGTATCGATGTCGCGGTCGAGGTCGGCCAGGCCACCACCGCGGGGGTGACTCGAATTGACCGTGATTGA
- a CDS encoding acyl-CoA dehydrogenase family protein, which translates to MTRLAQTAGLNDVQQEILSTVRDFVDKEIIPVATQLEHRDEYPTEIVEGLKELGLFGLMIPEEYGGLGESLLTYALCVEEIARGWMSVSGIINTHFIVAYMLKQHGTQEQRDTFLPRMALGEVRGAFSMSEPALGSDVSAITSKGIRDGEEYVLNGQKMWLTNGGTSSLVAVLCRSDEGHPEGTAPHKSMTTFLVEKEPGFGEVRPGLTIPGKIDKMGYKGVDTTELIMDGLRIPANRVLGGTTGRGFYQMMDGVEVGRVNVAARGCGVAQRAFELGVSYAQQRQTFGKPIAQHQAIQFKLAEMATKVEAAHAMMVNAARKKDSGERNDLEAGMAKYLASEYCKEVVEDAFRIHGGYGFSKEYEIERLYREAPMLLIGEGTAEIQKMIIGRRLLEEYRFQG; encoded by the coding sequence ATGACGCGACTCGCCCAGACCGCCGGTCTCAATGACGTCCAGCAGGAAATCCTCTCCACGGTCCGGGATTTCGTCGACAAGGAGATCATTCCGGTCGCGACCCAGCTGGAACACCGTGACGAGTACCCCACCGAGATCGTGGAGGGGCTCAAGGAACTCGGCCTGTTCGGGCTGATGATCCCCGAGGAGTACGGGGGGCTGGGTGAGTCGCTTCTCACATACGCGCTGTGCGTGGAGGAAATCGCCCGCGGCTGGATGAGCGTGTCGGGAATCATCAACACGCACTTCATCGTGGCGTACATGCTCAAGCAGCACGGCACCCAGGAGCAGAGGGACACGTTCCTGCCGCGCATGGCGCTGGGCGAGGTCCGGGGCGCGTTCTCGATGTCCGAGCCGGCGCTGGGCTCGGACGTCTCGGCGATCACCTCCAAGGGCATCAGGGACGGCGAGGAGTACGTCCTGAACGGCCAGAAGATGTGGCTGACGAACGGTGGCACGTCCTCGCTCGTCGCCGTCCTGTGCCGGAGTGACGAAGGCCACCCCGAGGGGACCGCCCCACACAAGTCGATGACCACATTCCTGGTGGAGAAGGAGCCCGGCTTCGGCGAGGTCCGGCCCGGACTCACCATCCCCGGCAAAATCGACAAAATGGGTTACAAGGGCGTCGACACGACCGAACTCATCATGGACGGGCTACGAATTCCGGCCAATCGGGTACTGGGCGGCACCACCGGCCGAGGGTTTTACCAAATGATGGACGGAGTCGAGGTCGGCCGGGTGAATGTGGCGGCACGTGGCTGTGGCGTCGCACAGCGTGCATTCGAGTTGGGTGTTTCCTACGCCCAGCAGCGTCAGACCTTCGGAAAGCCGATCGCCCAGCACCAGGCGATCCAGTTCAAGCTGGCCGAAATGGCCACCAAGGTCGAGGCCGCCCATGCGATGATGGTAAATGCGGCCCGCAAAAAGGACTCCGGGGAACGAAACGACCTGGAGGCAGGGATGGCGAAGTACCTCGCCTCCGAGTACTGCAAGGAAGTCGTCGAGGACGCCTTCCGTATCCACGGCGGTTACGGCTTCTCCAAGGAGTACGAGATCGAGCGCCTCTACCGGGAGGCCCCGATGCTGCTTATCGGTGAAGGTACCGCCGAGATCCAGAAAATGATCATCGGGCGCCGACTCCTCGAGGAGTACCGGTTCCAGGGGTGA
- a CDS encoding HpcH/HpaI aldolase/citrate lyase family protein translates to MTAVNRLRPRRSCLAVPGSNPRFLEKAQGLPADQVFLDLEDACAPLAKEGARHTIVDALNNGDWTGKTRVVRVNDWTTHWTYRDVITVVEGAGQNLDCIMLPKVQDAQQVVALDLLLTQIEKTMGFEVGKIGIEAQIENAKGLVNIDDIAAASPRLETLIFGPADFMASINMKTLVVGQQPPGYGADAYHYILMRILMAARTHDLQAIDGPFLQIRDVDAYREVAGRAAALGFDGKWVLHPGQVDAANEVFSPSQEDYDHAELILDAYEWCTSEEGGKKGSAMLGDEMIDEASRKMALVIAGKGRAAGMQRTSKFEAPEA, encoded by the coding sequence ATGACTGCCGTCAACCGCCTGCGTCCGCGCCGTTCGTGTCTGGCAGTGCCCGGCTCGAACCCCCGGTTCCTGGAGAAGGCCCAGGGCCTCCCCGCCGACCAGGTCTTCCTCGACCTGGAGGACGCCTGCGCGCCGCTCGCCAAGGAGGGCGCCCGGCACACCATCGTCGACGCGCTGAACAACGGTGACTGGACGGGCAAGACCCGGGTCGTGCGGGTCAACGACTGGACCACGCACTGGACCTACCGTGACGTCATCACGGTCGTCGAGGGCGCCGGCCAGAACCTCGACTGCATCATGCTGCCCAAGGTCCAGGACGCCCAGCAGGTCGTCGCCCTCGACCTGCTGCTGACCCAGATCGAGAAGACGATGGGCTTCGAGGTCGGGAAGATCGGCATCGAGGCGCAGATCGAGAACGCCAAGGGCCTGGTGAACATCGACGACATCGCCGCCGCCTCGCCTCGTCTGGAGACACTGATCTTCGGCCCGGCCGACTTCATGGCGTCGATCAACATGAAGACCCTGGTCGTCGGTCAGCAGCCGCCCGGGTACGGCGCGGACGCGTACCACTACATCCTGATGCGCATTCTGATGGCGGCCCGTACGCACGACCTCCAGGCGATCGATGGTCCCTTCCTGCAGATCCGTGACGTGGACGCGTACCGCGAGGTCGCGGGTCGTGCGGCGGCGCTGGGCTTCGACGGCAAGTGGGTGCTGCACCCGGGTCAGGTCGATGCGGCCAACGAGGTGTTCTCGCCCTCGCAGGAGGACTACGACCACGCCGAGCTGATCCTCGACGCGTACGAGTGGTGCACCTCCGAGGAGGGCGGCAAGAAGGGATCGGCGATGCTCGGCGACGAGATGATCGACGAGGCGAGCCGCAAGATGGCCCTCGTCATCGCGGGCAAGGGCCGCGCGGCCGGGATGCAGCGCACCTCCAAGTTCGAAGCGCCGGAGGCCTGA
- the pssA gene encoding CDP-diacylglycerol--serine O-phosphatidyltransferase gives MPEAESEEDAGEDMPLSLRLSIADTLTLGNATCGFMAVYFTTTGILIPHLTGSDESGMARHSAATAVILMLLAAVFDLFDGLVARKLRSSPMGAELDNLSDLISFGLAPAYFVLVYGMVADDAHQRVSALAAIVVLLAVVLRLARFSCVTMKDGMFQGMPSPFGALTVVSIVLLELPFVPTLLAIVGVAWLMVSRVEYPKPRGVLAVAMLSWIVAAMGLLAAWAFDAPGGQLLLQTGCALQVVLGAVIPLFATARRVNTFRDNRREARTAQLP, from the coding sequence GTGCCCGAGGCGGAGTCCGAGGAGGACGCCGGCGAGGACATGCCGCTCTCTCTGCGGCTGTCGATAGCGGACACCCTCACTCTGGGTAACGCCACGTGCGGTTTCATGGCGGTGTACTTCACCACCACCGGAATCCTGATCCCGCACCTCACGGGCAGCGACGAGAGCGGCATGGCCCGGCACTCCGCGGCCACCGCCGTGATCCTCATGCTCCTGGCGGCGGTCTTCGACCTCTTCGACGGGCTCGTGGCACGCAAGCTGCGCTCCTCGCCGATGGGTGCCGAGCTGGACAACCTCTCGGACCTGATCAGCTTCGGGCTCGCCCCGGCGTACTTCGTCCTCGTGTACGGCATGGTCGCGGACGACGCACACCAGCGGGTGTCGGCTCTGGCGGCGATCGTGGTGCTGCTGGCGGTGGTGCTCAGACTTGCCAGATTCTCCTGCGTGACCATGAAGGACGGCATGTTCCAGGGCATGCCGAGCCCCTTCGGAGCGCTCACGGTCGTCTCGATCGTGCTCCTGGAGCTGCCCTTCGTGCCGACGCTGCTCGCGATCGTCGGCGTGGCGTGGCTGATGGTCAGCCGGGTCGAGTACCCGAAGCCGCGGGGCGTCCTCGCGGTGGCGATGCTCAGCTGGATCGTGGCCGCGATGGGGCTCCTCGCCGCGTGGGCGTTCGACGCCCCCGGCGGCCAGCTGCTCCTCCAGACCGGCTGTGCGCTGCAGGTGGTCCTGGGGGCGGTCATCCCGCTCTTCGCGACGGCGCGGCGGGTGAACACCTTCCGCGACAACCGGCGCGAGGCACGGACGGCGCAGCTGCCGTAG
- a CDS encoding glycerate kinase: METARVLVAADKFKGSLTAVQVAERVTAGLRRVVPDVRVETLPVADGGDGTVAAAVAAGFERREARVTGPLGDPVTAAYALRDTTAVVEMAEASGLQHLPAGVFAPLTATTYGSGELLAAALDAGARTIVFGVGGSATTDGGAGMLAALGARFLDADGKPVGPGGGGLADLAEADLSGLDPRLADVDLILASDVDNPLTGPKGAPEVYGRQKGATEQDIATLDAALAHYASVLGPDHAGLPGAGAAGGIGYGALVALGARFRPGIEVMLDVLGFAPALARATLVITGEGSLDEQTLHGKAPAGVAAAARAAGIEVVAVCGRLALPPEALTAAGIRRAYALADLEPDPAVSMAQAGPLLERASEAIARDFLL, from the coding sequence ATGGAGACCGCACGCGTGCTCGTCGCGGCGGACAAGTTCAAGGGCTCGCTCACGGCCGTACAGGTCGCGGAGCGGGTGACGGCCGGGCTGCGGCGGGTCGTCCCCGACGTGCGGGTGGAGACCCTGCCCGTGGCGGACGGCGGCGACGGCACGGTGGCGGCCGCGGTGGCCGCCGGATTCGAGCGCCGCGAGGCGCGGGTGACCGGACCGCTCGGCGACCCGGTGACCGCGGCGTACGCGCTGCGCGACACCACGGCGGTGGTGGAGATGGCCGAGGCGTCGGGTCTACAGCACCTGCCCGCAGGGGTGTTCGCCCCGCTCACGGCCACGACGTACGGCTCCGGCGAGCTGCTCGCCGCCGCGCTCGACGCGGGTGCCCGGACGATCGTGTTCGGCGTCGGCGGCAGCGCGACCACGGACGGCGGCGCGGGCATGCTGGCCGCGCTGGGCGCCCGCTTCCTGGACGCGGACGGCAAGCCCGTCGGCCCCGGTGGCGGCGGCCTCGCCGACCTCGCGGAGGCGGACCTGTCCGGACTCGATCCGCGACTGGCCGATGTGGACCTGATCCTCGCCAGCGACGTGGACAACCCGCTGACGGGACCGAAGGGTGCCCCCGAGGTCTACGGCAGGCAGAAGGGCGCGACCGAGCAGGACATCGCGACCCTCGACGCGGCGCTCGCCCACTACGCGTCCGTCCTCGGCCCGGACCACGCCGGGCTGCCCGGAGCGGGAGCCGCCGGCGGCATCGGCTACGGGGCGCTGGTCGCGCTCGGCGCCCGGTTCCGCCCCGGCATCGAGGTCATGCTCGACGTCCTCGGCTTCGCCCCGGCGCTGGCGCGCGCCACCCTGGTGATCACCGGGGAGGGTTCGCTCGACGAGCAGACCCTCCACGGCAAGGCCCCGGCGGGAGTGGCGGCGGCAGCCCGCGCCGCGGGGATCGAGGTCGTGGCGGTCTGCGGCCGCCTGGCCCTGCCGCCGGAGGCCCTGACAGCGGCGGGCATCCGCCGCGCGTACGCCCTCGCGGACCTGGAACCGGACCCCGCGGTCTCCATGGCCCAGGCGGGACCGCTGCTGGAACGGGCGTCCGAGGCGATCGCGCGCGACTTCCTGCTGTAG
- a CDS encoding SRPBCC family protein: MPHVSANVHVSRPADEIFSFLRDPRNLAEWSSSIDRVIEGPIATALGDEYTCKFPGRRRAHRLRCTASTPVEYLAFRGAGMWTPLGRHSPELEFRLSPGRQGTTVTVSVKPHLDGGMIILAPFVTMAWRRDLPLELRCLADLLSGGDGAGDAGDGQDAAPSVGSPG, from the coding sequence ATGCCCCATGTGTCTGCGAATGTCCACGTGTCCCGCCCCGCCGACGAGATCTTCTCGTTCCTCCGGGATCCGCGGAACCTGGCCGAGTGGTCATCGAGCATAGACCGGGTGATCGAGGGCCCGATCGCCACCGCGCTGGGTGACGAGTACACCTGCAAGTTTCCGGGCAGACGACGGGCGCACCGCCTCCGGTGCACCGCGAGCACACCCGTCGAGTACCTGGCGTTCCGCGGTGCGGGCATGTGGACGCCACTGGGCCGGCACTCCCCGGAACTGGAGTTCCGGCTGAGCCCCGGCCGACAGGGCACGACGGTCACCGTTTCGGTCAAGCCCCATCTGGACGGCGGCATGATCATTCTCGCCCCGTTCGTAACAATGGCCTGGCGTCGGGACCTGCCCTTGGAGCTTCGGTGCCTCGCCGATCTGCTGAGCGGTGGGGACGGGGCGGGTGACGCGGGTGACGGTCAGGACGCGGCGCCCTCCGTGGGGTCGCCGGGGTGA
- a CDS encoding PP2C family protein-serine/threonine phosphatase encodes MHRHHRESDNAQELLLNLGRLVDQALENIRTQRARAELGLALQRHMLPAELPDFPGLRIEARYSPSQDGLAVGGDFYDAFAMRDGVAGIAIGDVQGHGVEAAAFMGEARASLRALASVTVDPGKVLACANDLLISLGGDLFTTCCLLSVVPERGELSVARAGHVPIVWGTDDGESGISLDAGGVPLGILRGQQYPVTCRRLTQPGYLVLLTDGVVEGPSYPIDEGLAAVSELVGAADGADPGELAARVIEVADLTGHEDDAAVLVVRYDGAPGAACGDGA; translated from the coding sequence ATGCACCGACACCACAGGGAATCGGACAACGCCCAGGAGCTCCTCCTCAACCTCGGGCGCCTCGTCGATCAGGCCCTGGAGAACATCAGGACCCAGCGCGCCCGGGCCGAGCTGGGTCTGGCCCTGCAGCGGCACATGCTCCCCGCCGAGCTGCCCGACTTTCCCGGCCTCCGGATCGAGGCCCGGTACTCGCCCTCGCAGGACGGCCTGGCCGTCGGCGGTGACTTCTACGACGCGTTCGCGATGCGGGACGGGGTGGCGGGGATCGCCATCGGCGATGTGCAGGGGCACGGGGTGGAGGCCGCCGCCTTCATGGGTGAGGCCCGCGCCAGCCTCAGGGCGCTCGCCAGCGTCACGGTCGACCCCGGCAAGGTACTGGCCTGCGCCAACGATCTACTGATCTCGCTGGGCGGCGACCTGTTCACGACGTGCTGTCTGCTGAGCGTCGTCCCGGAGCGCGGCGAACTGTCCGTGGCACGGGCCGGACACGTACCGATCGTATGGGGCACCGACGACGGCGAGTCCGGCATCTCCCTCGACGCGGGCGGGGTGCCCCTGGGCATCCTGCGCGGCCAGCAGTACCCCGTGACATGTCGGCGGCTGACGCAACCCGGGTATCTGGTCCTGCTGACCGACGGGGTCGTGGAAGGGCCGTCGTATCCGATCGACGAGGGGCTCGCCGCAGTGTCGGAACTGGTCGGCGCGGCGGACGGCGCCGATCCCGGCGAGCTGGCCGCGCGGGTGATCGAGGTGGCGGACCTGACCGGTCACGAGGACGACGCGGCCGTGCTCGTCGTCCGCTACGACGGTGCGCCGGGAGCGGCCTGCGGGGACGGGGCGTAA
- a CDS encoding MASE1 domain-containing protein — MVDSARFRQQTVKVLTVLAMAACYYATARLGLLQQLVGGQVTPLWPPTGIAVAALLVFGLRIWPGIALGALAVNITIGPSVVPVLVIAAGNTVAPICSYLLLRRAEFRNELDRLRDALALVFLGALAGMLISATAGTGSLVLSGGLPAADFWPTWSVWWTGDAMGVMVVTPFLLVLRRAHLPYGIGAARWAEGAALGVCTLSVTLLATEVGTSLLFLVSPFLIWAAFRFERAGAACCALGVSTLAILAAGRMTGPFADHSLLTNMITLQGFNGSTALTALLLAAVVTERNSTYREIKRLCVQLSEKVTRQDP; from the coding sequence GTGGTGGACAGCGCACGGTTCCGGCAACAGACGGTCAAGGTCCTGACGGTCCTCGCGATGGCTGCCTGCTACTACGCGACGGCCCGTCTGGGGCTGCTCCAGCAACTGGTGGGCGGCCAGGTCACCCCGCTGTGGCCGCCGACCGGGATCGCGGTCGCCGCGCTGCTGGTATTCGGACTGCGGATCTGGCCCGGAATCGCTCTCGGCGCCCTCGCCGTCAACATCACCATCGGGCCCTCCGTTGTGCCCGTGCTGGTCATCGCCGCCGGAAACACGGTCGCCCCGATCTGCTCCTACCTGCTGCTGCGGCGTGCGGAGTTCCGCAACGAACTCGACCGGCTGCGGGACGCGCTGGCGCTGGTCTTCCTGGGCGCGCTGGCAGGCATGCTCATCAGTGCCACCGCGGGCACCGGCTCCCTGGTCCTTTCGGGCGGGCTCCCGGCCGCCGACTTCTGGCCGACCTGGTCGGTCTGGTGGACGGGCGACGCCATGGGCGTCATGGTCGTGACACCGTTCCTGCTCGTTCTCCGCAGGGCCCACCTGCCGTACGGCATCGGCGCGGCCAGATGGGCGGAGGGCGCCGCGCTGGGGGTGTGCACCCTGTCCGTCACCCTGCTGGCGACCGAGGTCGGTACTTCGCTGCTCTTCCTCGTGTCCCCGTTCCTGATCTGGGCCGCCTTCCGCTTCGAGCGCGCCGGCGCCGCGTGCTGCGCACTGGGCGTGTCCACTCTCGCGATCCTCGCCGCCGGACGGATGACCGGTCCCTTCGCCGACCACAGCCTGCTCACCAACATGATCACGCTCCAGGGCTTCAACGGCTCCACCGCGCTCACCGCCCTGCTGCTGGCCGCGGTCGTCACCGAGCGGAACAGCACCTACCGCGAGATCAAGCGGCTCTGTGTGCAGCTCTCCGAGAAGGTGACCCGACAGGACCCATGA
- a CDS encoding MaoC family dehydratase: protein MQFGRTYEEFEVGAVYKHWPGKTVTEYDDHLFCLLTMNHHPLHMDSNYAERTTDFGKNVVVGNYIYSLLLGMSVPDVSGKAIANLEVESLKHVAPTFHGDTIYGETTVLDKTPSRSKSDRGIVHVETKGYKQDGTLVCVFRRKVMVPTETYIKERGGEQPGRPELNQPSQKNVEK, encoded by the coding sequence ATGCAGTTCGGACGCACATACGAGGAGTTCGAGGTCGGTGCCGTCTACAAGCACTGGCCCGGGAAGACGGTCACCGAATACGACGACCACCTCTTCTGTCTGCTGACCATGAATCATCACCCGTTGCACATGGACAGCAACTACGCGGAGCGGACCACCGATTTCGGAAAGAACGTTGTCGTCGGCAACTACATCTACTCGCTACTGCTCGGCATGTCCGTTCCGGACGTCTCCGGAAAGGCGATCGCCAATCTGGAGGTCGAGTCGCTGAAGCATGTCGCACCGACCTTCCACGGCGACACGATCTACGGCGAGACGACCGTTCTCGACAAGACTCCGTCAAGGTCCAAGAGCGACCGCGGAATCGTTCACGTGGAGACCAAGGGGTACAAGCAGGACGGCACGCTGGTCTGCGTGTTCCGTCGCAAGGTGATGGTCCCCACCGAGACCTACATCAAGGAGCGCGGCGGCGAGCAGCCCGGCCGCCCCGAGCTGAACCAGCCTTCGCAGAAGAACGTGGAGAAGTAG
- a CDS encoding NUDIX hydrolase produces the protein MTTTDYTSYIAGLPRVLAAAATVFRDDRGRVLLVEPNYRDGWALPGGTIESDDGESPRQAARRETAEEIGLDLRPGRLLAVDWARGPRRPPIAAYLYDGGVLDEEQLKAIRLQEEELLSWKLVEREEIDRYLLGALALRVRAALDVLESGGGAAELEDGHPVGG, from the coding sequence GTGACCACCACTGACTACACCTCCTACATCGCGGGGCTCCCCCGGGTGCTGGCCGCCGCGGCCACCGTTTTCCGGGACGACCGGGGGCGGGTGCTGCTCGTCGAGCCGAACTACCGGGACGGCTGGGCGCTGCCCGGCGGAACGATCGAGTCCGACGACGGCGAGAGTCCGCGGCAGGCCGCGCGGCGCGAGACGGCTGAGGAGATCGGTCTCGATCTGCGGCCGGGACGGCTGCTCGCCGTCGACTGGGCACGCGGCCCGCGACGGCCGCCGATCGCCGCGTATCTGTATGACGGCGGAGTGCTGGACGAGGAGCAGTTGAAGGCGATCCGGCTCCAGGAGGAGGAGCTCCTGTCCTGGAAGCTGGTCGAGCGCGAGGAGATCGACCGCTATCTGCTCGGCGCTCTCGCGCTGCGCGTGAGGGCGGCGCTGGACGTGCTCGAATCCGGTGGTGGCGCGGCGGAGCTGGAGGACGGCCACCCGGTGGGCGGCTGA
- a CDS encoding DUF6221 family protein has product MTDNSDMIDFVRERLAEEERIAQAAGGDGWRCPADVPGEVHDRSGAIAFSVRNLGFDQHIALQDPARTMRRIETSRVLLNEYAEVADLDTDRPEHDFRSGRAVGLGFAVRQLAAEHAGHPGYRARWLPRFIQ; this is encoded by the coding sequence ATGACAGACAACTCGGACATGATCGACTTCGTTCGGGAACGCCTCGCCGAGGAGGAACGCATCGCGCAGGCGGCGGGCGGCGACGGCTGGCGGTGTCCGGCCGATGTGCCCGGTGAGGTCCACGACCGGTCCGGGGCCATCGCGTTCAGCGTGCGGAATCTCGGTTTCGACCAGCACATCGCCCTGCAGGACCCCGCGCGTACGATGCGCCGCATCGAGACGAGCCGGGTGCTTCTCAACGAGTACGCGGAGGTCGCCGACCTGGACACCGACCGGCCCGAACACGACTTCCGGTCCGGCCGGGCCGTGGGGCTGGGATTCGCCGTACGGCAACTGGCCGCGGAACACGCCGGCCACCCCGGGTACCGGGCCAGGTGGCTCCCCCGGTTCATCCAGTAG
- a CDS encoding MarR family winged helix-turn-helix transcriptional regulator — MPAPRASAQDLDRVAAALAECLPALNRALDRRIAQDFGRPKPPEGQLALLRFVAQQEGVTVREAAHALLMRPNNVSALVSQLTEQGLLERRQDTGDKRIAHLHLTSRSRRELAEVQRLEGAHIAHALQALTEGEQGALGSAVGALTSLTRHLRPAPAAE; from the coding sequence ATGCCCGCTCCCCGCGCGTCCGCCCAGGATCTCGACCGTGTGGCCGCCGCGCTCGCGGAGTGCCTGCCCGCGCTGAACCGGGCTCTCGACCGCAGGATCGCCCAGGACTTCGGGCGTCCCAAGCCGCCCGAGGGACAGCTCGCACTGCTGCGCTTCGTCGCGCAGCAGGAGGGTGTCACCGTCCGCGAGGCCGCCCATGCTCTGCTGATGCGGCCGAACAACGTCAGCGCCCTGGTCTCCCAGCTCACCGAGCAGGGACTGCTGGAGCGCCGTCAGGACACCGGCGACAAGCGGATCGCCCACCTGCACCTGACCTCCAGGTCCCGGCGTGAGCTCGCCGAGGTGCAGCGTCTGGAGGGCGCGCACATCGCCCATGCCCTCCAGGCCCTCACCGAGGGCGAGCAGGGCGCGCTCGGTTCGGCCGTCGGTGCGCTGACGTCGCTCACGCGCCACCTGCGCCCCGCACCCGCCGCCGAGTAG